The Coffea eugenioides isolate CCC68of chromosome 8, Ceug_1.0, whole genome shotgun sequence genome has a segment encoding these proteins:
- the LOC113781221 gene encoding probable sarcosine oxidase, whose translation MENCTEIFDVIVVGAGVMGSSTAYQTAKRGKKTLLLEQFDFLHHRGSSHGESRTIRATYTKDFYPKMVLESAKLWEEAEEEAGYKVYFKTSQIDLGSSYDKSLQAIISSCQKNRVPVQVLNHNQVSEEFSGKFQLTEDWIGVVIEHGGVIRPTKAVSMFQMLAMKNGASLRDNMEVVDIKKDPSKDAILVSTRNGQMFWAKKCVVTVGAWMKKLVKEVAGLTLPIQPQEITVYYWKIEQGHEAEFTIESGFPTFSSYGEAHIFGTPSLEFPALLKILVDGGHPCDPDKRTWSASPDTLSATKEWIQSKFGGLVDSSEPVLTQSCMYSMTPDKDYVIDYLDGEFGKDVVVAGGFSGHGFKMAPIIGRILADLAIDMQAKDVDMKHFNIKRFEGNSEGNHEDFDD comes from the coding sequence ATGGAAAATTGTactgaaatttttgatgtaATAGTGGTTGGAGCAGGCGTTATGGGCAGTTCTACAGCTTACCAAACAGCTAAACGTGGCAAGAAGACACTCCTGCTTGAGCAATTCGATTTCTTGCACCACCGAGGCTCCTCCCATGGTGAATCAAGAACCATCCGTGCAACCTACACCAAAGATTTCTACCCTAAAATGGTCCTAGAGTCAGCAAAACTGTGGGAAGAAGCCGAAGAAGAAGCTGGTTACAAGGTCTACTTCAAGACTTCCCAAATTGACTTGGGTTCATCATACGACAAGTCCCTCCAGGCCATCATATCCAGCTGCCAGAAAAACAGGGTTCCTGTTCAAGTTCTCAACCATAACCAAGTTTCCGAAGAGTTCTCCGGCAAGTTTCAATTAACTGAGGATTGGATTGGTGTGGTGATTGAGCATGGTGGCGTTATTAGGCCAACCAAGGCAGTTTCAATGTTTCAAATGCTTGCAATGAAGAACGGCGCAAGCCTTAGAGACAACATGGAAGTGGTAGATATTAAGAAAGATCCTTCCAAAGATGCCATCTTGGTCAGCACCAGAAATGGTCAAATGTTTTGGGCGAAAAAATGTGTTGTCACAGTTGGAGCTTGGATGAAAAAATTGGTCAAGGAAGTTGCAGGTCTAACTCTACCTATACAACCCCAGGAAATAACTGTATACTACTGGAAAATAGAACAAGGGCATGAGGCTGAGTTCACGATTGAAAGTGGTTTTCCGACTTTTTCGAGCTATGGTGAGGCTCACATCTTTGGCACTCCATCTTTGGAGTTCCCAGCACTGCTCAAAATATTAGTGGACGGTGGCCATCCCTGTGATCCAGACAAGAGAACTTGGTCTGCATCGCCTGATACGCTTAGTGCAACAAAAGAATGGATCCAAAGCAAATTTGGTGGTCTCGTTGACTCCAGCGAACCTGTCTTGACACAATCTTGCATGTATTCTATGACCCCTGACAAGGATTATGTGATTGATTACTTGGATGGAGAATTTGGGAAGGATGTTGTGGTTGCTGGAGGCTTTTCAGGACATGGTTTCAAGATGGCACCAATTATTGGGAGGATATTGGCTGACCTTGCTATAGATATGCAAGCAAAAGATGTGGATATGAAGCACTTTAATATAAAAAGGTTTGAGGGAAACTCAGAAGGAAATCATGAGGATTTTGACGATTAA